DNA from Actinomycetota bacterium:
CAAGCTTGATAAGGGCTTCATCGCCAATGTCATTACCAACGATGTCGATCGACGGCTCGTGGCAGGCATCGTGGCCCTGGCTCGTGAATTCGGTGTCGCTGTCACCGCTGAAGGTGTTGAGCACGAAGACCAGGCCAACTTCCTCAGATCAGTGGGCTGTCCGAGCGCCCAAGGCTTTCTCTACTCTGAAGCTGTGCCGGCCAGGCAAATCGATGAGCTCTTCGAGCACGTCTACCCGCATTCCTGACCTCCGTTCACCCGTAGTGCCGAACCCGCTTGTGCTTGCTCTTCTGGTAGTCCGCGACCCACGTCTTTGAGCTCTGCCACGTTCCGTTGCTGGATTTCTGCGCGCGTAGGCGACCCCGCTCTGCCGCAGCTCGCAGTGCAGTTGCTGTGAGCCCTGCCTTTTCATCGACCAGACTTGCCAATGGCACCAGCCGTGCAGGACCAGCTAATGCCGGGACGACGAACTTGTAGAGGTTGTTTGTGACGGCCCGTGCAATCAGTTCACCTAAGGGTCCGTAGTCGCCCTTGTCTGCCTTGCGCATCGCCGTCAGGTACTTGGTGCGCTGGTTCTTGAACACGATTGCCGGCGGATAGCCGAGACGGACGAGGAGCAAGTTGAGCACGAGTCGGCCCGTGCGTCCGTTTCCGTCCAAGTAGGGGTGGATTTTCTCGAAGTCGTTGTGGAGCTTGGCCAGGCGTTCAGGAAACGGCACCTGGCTGGCATCGCGCAGAGTATTGACGTCTGCTACCCAGTCGCTCATCCGGTGGCCAATCTCTGTGAACGACGGGGGTGTCATGCCTTCAGGAAAGGACGCAATGTCATGCTCGCGCCAGTTACCTGGCTTTTCATTTGCTGTCGCATGCGGGTGCGGCGCTACACCCCATACAGGTGTCATGGTCTCGTAGTGGACGGTGCGGACCTCTTGGATGTTGAGAAGGTCGCCAGTGACCCAGTCGCCAGGGTCCAGTGCCTGTCCGTAGACCCACTTGGCAGCGGCGGCGTAACCCAAGACTTCCATGTACTCCTTCAACTCTTTCTCACCCACCGGGCGGCCCTCGTCAAGGAGTGTGCGGACCTCGTTGAGGATCAGCGTGTTGCCTTCCAGAGCTGTCGAGTGGTGGGCTTCCTGATGCCAGAGTTCATCCCAGATGAGTTCGGCTTCTGCCGGCGTAGGCAGGCCGCCCAGGCGGGTACGCAGATCTGCAATTGCTTCCTCAAGTTGGCGATAGATCGCCTGCCGAGAAGGTCGCCCGGGTTTCATGCGCGCCTCCTTGATGCGGCCGTTTTGTAAGTTGCTGAAGTAGGGCTCACAAAACTACAACACAACAACTTCCTGAATCGTAATACTACTTGTTGAGTACTGCCATAATAAACACAAACACGACAACTCTATGCAGCATATCGGGAAGTACCCGACCTGGCCTGCCGTGAGCCCCGATGGGAAATATGAGTCGCCGAACACTGCCAGCAGGTCCCCGATCTGCGCCCAAAAGTCTGAAATGGTGGACTTGTGAGCGCGCCAGTGATGAACGACCTGAAAGCGCTGACCTCCCGGCTCCATCCGCGTTGGCTGATCGCGCCCATCGGCACGCTCGTTGGAGCCGCCATCAGCATGGTGCTCATCGGCATCCCCATCTGGGCGGCATGGCTCACCACTGACCACGGTGCCAATGGACCACGTGAACTGGCCAATCTCATCGGCGGAGCCTGGCTTGGCATTCAGAATGTGCCACTGAACAACGGCCCGGTGAAGTACTCGATCCTGCCCTGGGGCTTGGTGATCGTGGTGATCTTCGCCCTCTACCGCGCCGCACTGATGCTCGGCAGAGCTACCAAGAACTCCACAAAGCTTGAATTGGGCATCCTCATGGCTGTCGCAGCGTTGACCTATGCCGCAGTCATGGCAACCGTCGCGGCTCTCACCGCAACCCAAGGACTGCAAGCCCCGATCGGCCAGGCAGCACTCACCGGCGCCATCATCGCCGCAGGAACGTTCGCAACAGCACTCATGCGGACGACGGATCAAGGCAAGGCCCTGCTCAAACAGATCCCGAAAGACATCAAGACGGTCGCGAGAGCGGGAACAGCCGGAGCACTTGGCCTGCTCGGCGCGGGAGCAGTGCTCGCTCTGATCTCGCTCATCTGGCACTTCTGGCAGGCAAGAGAGATCCTGGAGTTCCTTGATGCCGGAGTCTTCGGCGGACTGCTCATCGTCATCGCCTGCATCGGCTATCTGCCCGTGCTCGTCCTGTGGTCAACCTCCTATCTCCTGGGGCCGGGCATCGCCATCGGGCCTGGCATCGGCTTGAGCCCATTCATGCCCACCCCGCCACCGACCGAACTCCCCGCGTTTCCGCTTCTTGCGGCCCTGCCCGAGAAGCTCGGACCACTTGCCTGGGGCCTGCCGATCATCGCCGTGCTCATCGGAGTCGGCGTGGGCATCACCTGTGCGCGCGGGGGACCACTGCCAGCGCTCATGCGCCTGGCCAGCGCAACCGCAGCCTGCGCCGCAACAGGAATCACCATTGGCGCGCTCACCGCGCTCAGCACCGGATCACTGGGCGATGTGCGACTGCTCAGTGTCGGACCAGACCCAGTATTCGTCGGACTGCTGGCCTTCGGACTGACCGCACTCGGAGCAGTGCCGACCGCCCTTGCCCTGCGCACGGTGCCGCCACCAGAAGTGGAAGTGCCCAAGGACAAGTACTACAACGCCGAGCAAACGGCAGAGCCCACAACAGCACCGACAGCACCGACAGCACCGACAGCAGATCCAGTTGAGGAAATCGTCGAAGTCGAACTACCCCAAGAGGCCACTGGCGTGGAGAACCCGACAGATGTGGAAGCATCAGCGACTTCAGACCAGGAGAGTGAGCAGATCAATGGATAAGGCAGACGTTCGAAGAGGACTGTCGTGGGCCTTTGACACCTTCCGTCGCAATCCCGTGCCTTTCCTGGCGCTGGCAGCTGTGGTGATGGTGACCCAGTTCGTGGCTCAGGTGAGTCAGCAAGTCTTCAGCAACGCGGGCGCTGGCTCGTATCTCCTGGTGATCTTGGCCTTTGCATTTCTGCTGCTCTCG
Protein-coding regions in this window:
- a CDS encoding Fic family protein; the encoded protein is MKPGRPSRQAIYRQLEEAIADLRTRLGGLPTPAEAELIWDELWHQEAHHSTALEGNTLILNEVRTLLDEGRPVGEKELKEYMEVLGYAAAAKWVYGQALDPGDWVTGDLLNIQEVRTVHYETMTPVWGVAPHPHATANEKPGNWREHDIASFPEGMTPPSFTEIGHRMSDWVADVNTLRDASQVPFPERLAKLHNDFEKIHPYLDGNGRTGRLVLNLLLVRLGYPPAIVFKNQRTKYLTAMRKADKGDYGPLGELIARAVTNNLYKFVVPALAGPARLVPLASLVDEKAGLTATALRAAAERGRLRAQKSSNGTWQSSKTWVADYQKSKHKRVRHYG
- a CDS encoding DUF6350 family protein; amino-acid sequence: MSAPVMNDLKALTSRLHPRWLIAPIGTLVGAAISMVLIGIPIWAAWLTTDHGANGPRELANLIGGAWLGIQNVPLNNGPVKYSILPWGLVIVVIFALYRAALMLGRATKNSTKLELGILMAVAALTYAAVMATVAALTATQGLQAPIGQAALTGAIIAAGTFATALMRTTDQGKALLKQIPKDIKTVARAGTAGALGLLGAGAVLALISLIWHFWQAREILEFLDAGVFGGLLIVIACIGYLPVLVLWSTSYLLGPGIAIGPGIGLSPFMPTPPPTELPAFPLLAALPEKLGPLAWGLPIIAVLIGVGVGITCARGGPLPALMRLASATAACAATGITIGALTALSTGSLGDVRLLSVGPDPVFVGLLAFGLTALGAVPTALALRTVPPPEVEVPKDKYYNAEQTAEPTTAPTAPTAPTADPVEEIVEVELPQEATGVENPTDVEASATSDQESEQING